A genomic region of Ensifer adhaerens contains the following coding sequences:
- a CDS encoding FadR/GntR family transcriptional regulator yields the protein MNRSLLETVVSGSRKRTSHAHVVDQLGKAIISGEFPVGSILPGDPELAARFKVSRTVLREAMKTLAAKGLVVPRARIGTRVTPRNDWNLFDSDILTWHFECGVDEDFLYHLSEVRLAFEPHAAALAARNASEAEISRMMRLAVAMGEEGHTAESLAVADLKFHLAVAEASGNPFMRTVGGLIEAALVGVFKLSSPVAERGGIDEVARNHIRIVEEIGRRDEVGARLAMENVIKIGRERVRSALQNSN from the coding sequence TTGAACAGGAGTTTGCTGGAAACCGTTGTGTCCGGCTCGCGCAAACGCACGAGCCATGCGCATGTCGTCGATCAGCTTGGAAAGGCGATCATATCCGGCGAGTTCCCCGTGGGCTCGATCCTTCCGGGTGACCCGGAACTCGCGGCACGCTTCAAGGTGTCGCGCACGGTTCTTCGCGAGGCGATGAAGACGCTGGCGGCCAAAGGGCTGGTCGTGCCGCGCGCACGCATCGGCACGCGCGTAACGCCGCGCAACGACTGGAACCTGTTCGACAGCGATATCCTGACCTGGCACTTCGAGTGCGGCGTCGATGAAGATTTCCTCTATCACCTGAGCGAAGTGCGCCTCGCCTTTGAGCCGCATGCGGCGGCGCTTGCCGCCAGAAATGCGTCGGAGGCCGAAATCAGCCGCATGATGCGCCTCGCCGTCGCCATGGGCGAGGAGGGCCATACCGCCGAGAGCCTTGCCGTCGCCGATCTGAAGTTTCACCTCGCTGTCGCCGAAGCCTCCGGCAATCCGTTCATGCGCACGGTCGGCGGGTTGATCGAAGCGGCGCTCGTTGGCGTCTTCAAGCTGAGTTCGCCCGTTGCCGAAAGAGGCGGTATCGACGAAGTCGCCCGCAACCATATCCGCATCGTCGAGGAGATCGGCCGCCGCGACGAAGTCGGCGCGCGGCTCGCGATGGAAAATGTCATCAAGATCGGTCGCGAACGGGTCCGCAGCGCCCTGCAAAACAGCAACTGA
- a CDS encoding ABC transporter permease — MRIELEKRAKVSTLFSILSPFIAFLLTIVFGGIMFALLGKNPVIALYSFFVEPLSEVWSLHELAIKAAPLILIAVGLSVCFRSNNWNIGAEGQFIMGAIAGSILPVVFYDWQSPLVLPLMMLMGMLGGALFAAIPAFLKAHMNTNEILTSLMLVYVAQLFLDWLVRGPWRNPGGMNFPETRTFAVDAILPEMLASGRTHWGFAFAIIAAILVWFMMRYTLKGFEISVLGQSERAGRFAGFSSRKMIWFSMLLSGAFAGLAGISEVSGAIQQLRPVISPGYGFTAIIVAFLGRLNPLGIVAAGLVLALTYLGGEAAQLSIGVSEKVTRVFQGLLLFFVLSCDTLIHYRIKLIFDRLTATTTEGSR, encoded by the coding sequence ATGCGCATTGAACTGGAAAAGCGCGCCAAGGTCTCGACGCTGTTTTCAATCCTGTCGCCTTTCATTGCCTTCCTGCTGACGATCGTCTTCGGCGGCATCATGTTTGCTCTGCTCGGCAAGAACCCGGTCATAGCGCTCTACAGCTTCTTCGTAGAACCCTTGAGCGAAGTCTGGTCGCTGCACGAATTGGCGATCAAGGCAGCCCCCCTGATCCTGATTGCCGTCGGACTTTCGGTCTGCTTCCGCTCCAACAACTGGAACATCGGCGCCGAAGGCCAGTTCATCATGGGCGCCATCGCCGGCTCGATCCTGCCGGTGGTCTTCTATGACTGGCAGTCGCCGCTGGTGCTGCCGCTGATGATGTTGATGGGCATGCTCGGCGGTGCGCTGTTCGCTGCCATCCCCGCCTTCCTCAAGGCGCATATGAACACCAACGAGATCCTGACGAGCCTGATGCTGGTCTATGTCGCCCAGCTTTTCCTCGACTGGCTGGTGCGTGGGCCCTGGCGCAATCCGGGCGGCATGAATTTTCCGGAGACGCGCACCTTCGCCGTCGACGCGATCCTGCCGGAAATGCTTGCCTCAGGCCGTACCCACTGGGGCTTCGCTTTCGCCATCATCGCTGCGATCCTCGTCTGGTTCATGATGCGTTATACGCTGAAGGGCTTCGAGATTTCCGTGCTTGGCCAATCTGAGCGGGCAGGGCGCTTTGCCGGTTTCTCCTCGCGCAAGATGATTTGGTTTTCCATGCTGCTCTCTGGCGCCTTTGCCGGCCTTGCCGGCATTTCCGAGGTCAGCGGCGCGATCCAGCAGCTGCGCCCGGTCATCTCGCCCGGCTACGGCTTCACTGCCATCATCGTTGCGTTCCTTGGCCGCCTCAATCCGCTCGGCATCGTCGCCGCCGGCCTGGTGCTCGCCTTGACTTATCTCGGCGGTGAGGCAGCACAGCTTTCCATCGGCGTTTCCGAGAAGGTGACGCGCGTCTTCCAGGGCCTGCTTCTCTTCTTCGTGCTCTCCTGCGACACGCTCATCCACTATCGCATCAAACTGATCTTCGACCGGTTGACCGCGACAACGACGGAAGGTAGCCGCTGA
- a CDS encoding quinone oxidoreductase family protein, which produces MAQAIVVRDLGGPEVLKLEGVTLSPPGPGEVQIRQVAVGLNFIDVYFRTGLYKSASGLPFVPGKEGAGIVTAVGDGVSLFSIGDRVAYASADGAYASERNADASQLVKVPDGISLETAAAMMLKGMTAQYLLNQTYQVGPGTTILFHAAAGGVGLIAGQWAKALGATVIGTAGSQDKIDLALAHGYDHVINYRTDNFVTRVKELTDGRGVDVVYDSVGRDTYPASLDCLKPRGLWVSFGNSSGPVDAFSIGILAQKGSLFATRPTLFGYVATRPALEACANSLFDIVQSNKVRININQTYPLADAGRAHTDLETRKTSGTTLLIP; this is translated from the coding sequence ATGGCACAGGCGATTGTGGTACGCGATCTTGGTGGACCGGAGGTCCTGAAACTCGAAGGCGTCACGCTCTCGCCGCCAGGCCCGGGCGAGGTGCAGATCCGCCAGGTCGCCGTTGGCCTGAACTTTATTGATGTCTATTTCCGCACCGGTCTCTACAAGTCCGCCTCGGGCTTGCCTTTTGTGCCGGGCAAGGAAGGTGCTGGTATCGTCACAGCCGTTGGCGATGGCGTCAGCCTCTTCTCCATCGGTGATCGCGTCGCCTATGCTTCGGCCGATGGCGCCTATGCCAGCGAACGCAATGCCGACGCCTCGCAGCTCGTGAAGGTGCCCGACGGCATCAGCCTCGAGACTGCGGCTGCGATGATGCTGAAAGGCATGACGGCGCAATATCTGCTCAACCAGACCTATCAGGTCGGCCCCGGGACGACGATCCTCTTCCATGCCGCCGCCGGCGGCGTCGGCCTGATCGCTGGTCAGTGGGCCAAGGCGCTCGGCGCCACCGTGATCGGCACCGCGGGATCGCAGGACAAAATCGATCTGGCGCTGGCACACGGCTACGACCACGTGATCAATTACCGCACAGACAATTTCGTTACGCGGGTCAAGGAACTGACCGATGGCCGCGGCGTTGACGTGGTTTACGATTCCGTCGGGCGCGACACCTATCCGGCGTCGCTGGACTGCCTGAAACCGCGCGGCCTATGGGTCAGCTTCGGCAATTCGTCCGGTCCGGTGGATGCCTTCAGCATCGGTATTCTGGCGCAGAAGGGCTCGCTGTTTGCGACCCGTCCGACACTCTTCGGTTACGTTGCCACGCGGCCTGCGCTGGAAGCGTGTGCAAATTCCCTGTTTGATATTGTGCAAAGCAACAAAGTGCGTATCAATATAAATCAGACTTATCCGCTTGCCGACGCAGGGCGGGCGCATACGGATCTCGAGACAAGAAAAACAAGTGGAACAACACTGCTGATTCCGTGA
- the pcsA gene encoding phosphatidylcholine synthase: protein MKFFNYRRVPYAEIRAFSVHILTASGSFLAFLGVVAAAEHRFVDMFWWLGLALFVDGIDGPIARKVRVKEVLPNWSGDTLDNVIDYVTYVLLPAFALYQSGMIGEPWSFVAAGAIVVSSAIYYADMGMKTDEYFFSGFPVVWNMVVFTLFVIQASEVTASIVVFVSVALTFLPINFLHPVRVQRLRPLNLGVFLIWSALGVYALLLHFATPAWVVTGFVVTGIYLYVIGFVLQIFPSLGRK from the coding sequence ATGAAGTTCTTTAACTACAGACGAGTTCCCTACGCCGAGATCCGAGCCTTTTCCGTGCACATCTTGACCGCATCGGGGTCGTTTCTTGCCTTCCTCGGCGTCGTCGCAGCAGCTGAGCACCGCTTTGTCGATATGTTCTGGTGGCTGGGCCTGGCCCTGTTCGTGGACGGGATCGACGGGCCGATCGCACGCAAAGTGCGTGTCAAGGAAGTGCTGCCCAACTGGTCGGGCGATACGCTCGACAATGTCATCGACTATGTGACCTATGTGCTGTTGCCGGCCTTTGCGCTCTACCAGAGCGGCATGATCGGCGAGCCCTGGTCCTTCGTTGCAGCCGGTGCGATCGTGGTTTCCAGCGCGATCTACTATGCCGACATGGGCATGAAGACGGATGAATATTTCTTCTCGGGCTTTCCGGTCGTCTGGAACATGGTGGTCTTCACACTGTTCGTCATTCAGGCGAGCGAGGTGACGGCGTCGATCGTGGTCTTCGTTTCGGTGGCTCTTACCTTCCTGCCGATCAATTTTCTCCATCCGGTCCGCGTCCAGCGTTTGCGACCATTGAACCTCGGTGTCTTCCTGATCTGGTCGGCGCTGGGTGTCTACGCGCTGCTCTTGCACTTTGCGACGCCGGCCTGGGTCGTGACCGGTTTTGTCGTGACAGGCATCTATCTCTACGTGATTGGCTTCGTGCTGCAGATTTTTCCAAGTCTCGGCCGGAAATAG
- a CDS encoding BMP family ABC transporter substrate-binding protein: MKKLLLALTSTAAVIGFASTAGAQEKAKICFVYVGAKTDGGWTQAHDIGRQELEKALGDKIETQYLESVPEGPDAERAIERLARSGCGLIFTTSFGFMDATIKIAQKFPDVKFEHATGYKTAPNVATYNSRFYEGRYIQGVIAAKMSQKGVAGYIASFPIPEVVMGINSFIIGARSVNPDFKIKVVWANTWFDPGKEADAAKALVDQGVDILTQHTDTTAPMQVAAERGIKAFGQASDMIKAGPETQLTAIVDTWGAYYIKRTQAFLDGKWETTSSWDGLKDGILTMAPYTNMPDDVKKLAEDAEAKIKSGELKPFTGPLKKQDGSEWLAAGASSDDGTLLGMNFYVEGVDDQLPK, encoded by the coding sequence ATGAAGAAACTACTACTCGCTCTCACAAGTACGGCGGCCGTCATCGGCTTTGCATCGACTGCGGGTGCCCAGGAGAAGGCCAAGATCTGCTTCGTTTACGTCGGTGCCAAGACCGACGGCGGCTGGACCCAGGCCCACGACATCGGTCGCCAGGAGCTGGAAAAGGCGCTCGGCGACAAGATTGAGACGCAGTACCTCGAAAGCGTACCGGAAGGCCCGGATGCCGAGCGCGCCATCGAGCGCCTGGCGCGTTCCGGCTGCGGCCTGATCTTCACGACGTCCTTCGGCTTCATGGATGCGACGATCAAGATCGCGCAGAAGTTCCCGGACGTGAAGTTCGAACACGCCACCGGCTACAAGACCGCGCCGAACGTCGCGACCTACAACAGCCGCTTCTATGAAGGCCGCTACATCCAGGGCGTGATCGCCGCCAAGATGTCGCAGAAGGGCGTCGCCGGCTACATCGCCTCCTTCCCGATCCCGGAAGTGGTGATGGGTATCAACTCCTTCATCATCGGCGCGCGTTCGGTCAATCCGGACTTCAAGATCAAGGTCGTTTGGGCAAACACCTGGTTCGACCCCGGCAAGGAAGCCGATGCCGCCAAGGCATTGGTCGACCAGGGCGTTGATATCCTGACGCAGCACACCGACACCACGGCACCGATGCAGGTTGCCGCCGAGCGTGGCATCAAGGCCTTCGGCCAGGCGTCTGACATGATCAAGGCCGGCCCGGAGACGCAGCTGACGGCGATCGTTGATACCTGGGGCGCTTACTACATCAAGCGCACGCAGGCCTTCCTCGATGGCAAGTGGGAAACGACGTCGAGCTGGGACGGCCTGAAGGACGGCATCCTGACGATGGCGCCCTACACCAACATGCCTGACGACGTGAAGAAGCTTGCCGAGGACGCCGAAGCCAAGATCAAGTCGGGCGAATTGAAGCCCTTCACCGGTCCGCTGAAGAAGCAGGACGGCAGCGAGTGGCTTGCGGCCGGTGCGTCGTCCGATGACGGCACGCTGCTTGGCATGAACTTCTACGTCGAAGGTGTCGACGACCAGCTGCCGAAGTAA
- a CDS encoding ABC transporter permease, with the protein MGIVEAILLSVITAATPLVLAAIGELVTERSGVLNLGVEGMMIMGAVSAFAITQITGSPYLGMLAGVACGAIFSQLFAFLTLTLVANQVATGLALTLLGIGVSGMMGESFLGMQGIKLQPITIPLLADIPYLGPLLFRQDIIFYLSIAIVAGVNWFLFRSRAGLKLRAVGDSHASAHALGVNVIRTRYLAVMFGGACAGLAGAQLSLVYTPQWVENMSAGRGWIALALVVFSSWRPWRLVAGGYLFGAVSISQLHAQAFGLGIPSQLLSSLPYVATILVLILISHNRRMTLINTPASLGKPFVPDR; encoded by the coding sequence ATGGGCATCGTCGAAGCGATCCTGTTGAGTGTCATCACCGCTGCTACCCCGCTGGTACTGGCCGCAATCGGCGAACTGGTGACGGAACGTTCCGGCGTGCTGAACCTCGGCGTCGAAGGCATGATGATCATGGGGGCGGTCTCTGCCTTCGCGATCACCCAGATCACCGGCTCGCCCTATCTCGGCATGCTCGCAGGCGTCGCCTGTGGCGCGATCTTCTCGCAGCTCTTTGCGTTCCTGACCCTGACACTGGTGGCGAACCAGGTGGCGACGGGCCTTGCCTTGACGCTGCTCGGGATCGGTGTCTCCGGCATGATGGGCGAGAGTTTCCTCGGCATGCAGGGCATCAAGCTGCAGCCGATCACGATACCGCTGCTTGCCGATATTCCCTATCTCGGTCCGTTGCTGTTCCGACAGGACATCATCTTCTACCTGTCGATCGCGATTGTCGCCGGCGTAAACTGGTTCCTGTTTCGCAGCCGCGCCGGCCTCAAGCTGCGCGCCGTCGGCGACAGCCACGCGTCGGCCCATGCGCTCGGCGTCAACGTGATCCGCACGCGCTATCTGGCCGTCATGTTCGGCGGCGCCTGTGCTGGCCTCGCCGGCGCACAGCTGTCGCTCGTCTACACACCGCAATGGGTGGAGAACATGTCGGCCGGCCGCGGCTGGATCGCGTTGGCGCTGGTGGTCTTCTCCTCCTGGCGGCCCTGGCGATTGGTCGCGGGTGGTTACCTCTTCGGTGCCGTTTCGATCAGCCAGCTGCACGCCCAGGCCTTCGGCCTTGGCATCCCCTCGCAGCTGCTTTCGTCGCTTCCCTATGTCGCGACGATCCTCGTGCTCATTCTCATTTCGCATAATCGGCGTATGACCTTGATCAATACGCCGGCATCGCTCGGCAAACCGTTCGTGCCGGACCGCTGA
- a CDS encoding UbiH/UbiF family hydroxylase: protein MDHYDIAIIGAGLAGSLAAIALADAGYRVALIGPEPAVADGRTTALMDQSIEYLKKLNLWEKVEPLTAPLSTMRILDGTNRLLRAPPVNFRAAEVGLDAFGYNIPNAPFIDILRQRAEESATLTRITTSAIGFDLSDTVATIALANGSQCSAHLLVGADGRRSPVREAAKISVSTWSYPQTAVVLNFGHELPHQNISTEFHTESGPFTQVPLPGNHSSLVWVRKPDDAAQTLTLDLPALSRAVEERMQSILGKVTVEGTPQSFPLSGMTAQRFGKGRAVLLGEAAHAFPPIGAQGLNLSLRDVMTLVDIIGVANGEALAADISDRFDCRRRLDIISRTASVDLLNRSLLSGFLPVQALRALGLHVLSAVGPLRSLLMREGVHPGSALHALKEGLREKIGRKSA, encoded by the coding sequence ATGGATCACTACGACATCGCCATCATCGGTGCGGGTCTCGCGGGGTCGCTCGCGGCGATCGCACTTGCCGACGCCGGTTACCGCGTTGCCTTGATCGGCCCGGAGCCGGCGGTCGCCGACGGACGCACCACTGCACTGATGGACCAATCGATTGAGTATCTCAAGAAGCTCAATCTTTGGGAAAAGGTCGAACCGCTGACGGCACCGCTTTCGACCATGCGCATTCTGGACGGAACCAACCGGCTGCTGCGCGCGCCGCCGGTCAATTTCCGTGCTGCCGAAGTCGGGCTCGACGCCTTCGGCTACAACATCCCCAACGCACCTTTCATCGACATTCTGCGCCAGCGGGCTGAAGAGAGTGCGACGCTGACGCGCATCACCACGTCTGCTATCGGCTTCGATCTTTCGGACACTGTCGCCACGATCGCGCTTGCCAACGGTAGCCAATGCAGCGCGCATCTTCTTGTCGGCGCCGATGGTCGCCGCTCGCCGGTGCGCGAGGCGGCGAAGATTTCCGTCAGCACCTGGTCCTATCCGCAGACAGCCGTCGTTCTGAACTTTGGCCACGAACTGCCGCACCAGAACATCTCGACCGAATTCCACACCGAAAGCGGCCCCTTCACCCAGGTTCCCCTGCCCGGCAACCACTCCAGCCTCGTATGGGTGCGCAAGCCGGACGATGCCGCACAAACGCTGACGCTGGACCTTCCTGCACTCTCCCGCGCGGTCGAAGAACGGATGCAATCGATACTCGGCAAGGTGACGGTCGAAGGCACGCCGCAATCCTTCCCGCTCTCGGGCATGACCGCGCAGCGCTTCGGCAAGGGCCGCGCCGTACTTCTCGGCGAAGCGGCCCATGCCTTTCCGCCGATCGGGGCCCAGGGCCTCAACCTCAGCCTCCGCGATGTGATGACGCTCGTCGATATCATCGGCGTGGCAAACGGAGAGGCACTTGCCGCCGACATCAGTGATCGGTTCGACTGCCGTCGCCGACTTGATATCATCAGCCGCACGGCGAGCGTGGATCTGCTCAATCGGTCGCTGCTTTCCGGCTTCCTGCCGGTGCAGGCGCTACGCGCGCTCGGGCTGCATGTGCTTTCCGCCGTTGGACCGCTCCGCAGCCTCCTGATGCGCGAAGGCGTTCATCCCGGCAGCGCGCTCCACGCCCTCAAGGAAGGCTTACGGGAAAAGATCGGGCGGAAGAGCGCCTGA
- a CDS encoding ABC transporter ATP-binding protein: MPVEGVAANGHLLAVSNLTKLFGSFAACNGINLQIEQGEIHALLGENGAGKSTLVKMLFGVLAPTAGEIIWQGQSVRIANPAAARKLGIGMVFQHFSLFEALTVAENIALSMDANISLARVAEEASRLSHAYGLPLDPKAHVADLSVGERQRIEIVRALLQNPRLIILDEPTSVLTPQEADRLFETLYKLKAEGRSVLYISHRLEEVQRICDRATVLRHGKVTGACDPKAETPSSLARMMVGSDVAAVTAEGTSAKGQVQLEARHLTVPARTPFAVSLKNICLKVHAGEVLAIAGVAGNGQGELFDALSGEYPVADDNAVQIRQRPVGTRHINARRLMGAGFVPEERHGHAAVSALRLSDNLVLARSRSDAKAFLGGGFLKIIRRDAVTSATQRISEAMDVRKSGEDPPAGSLSGGNLQKFIVGRELDRQPSVLVVNQPTWGVDAGAASRIRQALVDLAKAGSAVLVISQDLDEIFEVATEIAVISDGKLSDPYPAKELSREKIGLLMGGMYGKTEGTEAAHAH; this comes from the coding sequence GTGCCTGTTGAGGGAGTAGCAGCGAACGGTCATCTATTGGCTGTGAGCAACCTGACGAAATTGTTTGGCAGCTTCGCGGCCTGCAATGGGATCAATCTGCAGATTGAACAGGGCGAGATCCACGCCCTTCTCGGTGAAAACGGCGCCGGAAAATCGACCCTGGTGAAGATGCTGTTCGGCGTACTGGCGCCGACGGCTGGCGAGATCATCTGGCAGGGCCAGAGCGTGCGTATCGCCAATCCCGCCGCTGCGCGCAAGCTCGGCATCGGCATGGTTTTCCAGCATTTTTCGCTGTTCGAGGCGCTGACCGTCGCCGAAAACATTGCGCTCTCGATGGACGCGAACATCTCGCTGGCAAGGGTGGCGGAAGAGGCCTCGCGGCTGTCGCATGCCTACGGCCTGCCGCTCGACCCCAAGGCGCATGTGGCGGATCTTTCCGTTGGCGAGCGCCAGCGTATCGAGATCGTGCGCGCGCTGCTGCAGAATCCGCGCCTGATCATCCTTGACGAGCCGACTTCGGTTCTGACGCCGCAGGAAGCCGATCGCCTGTTCGAAACGCTCTACAAGCTGAAGGCCGAAGGCCGCTCGGTTCTATATATCAGCCACCGCCTCGAAGAGGTGCAGCGCATCTGCGACCGCGCGACGGTTCTGCGCCACGGCAAGGTGACCGGCGCCTGCGACCCGAAGGCGGAAACGCCGTCGTCGCTGGCGCGCATGATGGTCGGAAGCGACGTTGCGGCCGTGACGGCGGAAGGCACCAGCGCCAAGGGGCAGGTACAGCTAGAGGCACGTCATCTGACAGTTCCCGCACGCACGCCCTTTGCCGTATCGCTGAAGAACATCTGTCTGAAAGTTCATGCCGGCGAAGTACTGGCGATTGCCGGTGTCGCCGGCAACGGCCAGGGCGAGCTTTTCGATGCGCTCTCGGGCGAGTATCCGGTTGCTGACGACAATGCCGTGCAGATCCGCCAAAGACCGGTCGGCACCAGGCACATCAATGCCCGCCGGTTGATGGGCGCCGGGTTCGTTCCCGAAGAGCGCCACGGCCATGCCGCCGTGTCGGCGCTGCGGCTTTCGGACAATCTCGTGCTTGCCCGCAGTCGCTCGGACGCCAAAGCATTCCTTGGCGGCGGCTTCCTCAAAATCATCCGCCGTGATGCGGTGACGAGCGCCACGCAGCGCATCTCCGAGGCAATGGATGTGCGCAAGAGCGGGGAGGACCCGCCGGCCGGCTCGCTTTCGGGCGGCAACCTGCAGAAGTTCATCGTCGGGCGTGAGCTCGACCGCCAACCGAGCGTGCTGGTCGTCAACCAGCCGACCTGGGGCGTGGATGCCGGCGCGGCCAGCCGCATCCGCCAGGCGCTCGTCGATCTCGCCAAGGCAGGTTCTGCCGTTCTGGTCATCAGCCAGGATCTCGACGAGATCTTCGAAGTGGCGACGGAGATCGCCGTCATCAGCGACGGAAAGCTCTCCGATCCCTATCCGGCGAAAGAGCTTTCGCGCGAGAAGATCGGCCTGCTGATGGGCGGCATGTACGGCAAGACGGAAGGCACGGAGGCCGCACATGCGCATTGA
- a CDS encoding hemolysin family protein, with protein sequence MSEFFVIFVLLLINAFFALSEMAIVSASKPMLRQMAKQGNHRAEVALRLAEDPGKFLSTVQVGITLVGTLAGAYGGATIAAKIAPILDDIAWIHPYGNTVAVALVVTLITFLSVVIGELIPKQLALKNSEALAMFVSRPMLFLSRITAPVVYLFETAASVAMRLLGMRPDDPDHVTEEEVQAIMAEGVESGAIEKSEHEMLRRIIRLGDRNVKSIMTHRTEVSFIDVNDSLEAVGRKIDQFGHSRYPVVDGPSGDVLGAVLAKEVLNAPASGPFDVRKYIREIHTLPETASCLKALDAFKSSSINMAMIVDEYGSTEGIITIADILEAIVGVLPSNYDDIEHALIRVREDGSYLVDGRTPIDEIHLTIGIEGIDADGNFETIAGFLVQQLRKTPEEGDIAIAHGYRFEVVDMDARRIDKILVSRSDEAAS encoded by the coding sequence ATGTCCGAGTTTTTTGTCATTTTCGTCCTGCTTTTGATCAATGCATTTTTTGCTCTCTCGGAAATGGCAATCGTCTCGGCAAGCAAGCCCATGCTTCGCCAGATGGCAAAACAGGGAAATCACCGCGCCGAGGTTGCACTGAGGCTGGCGGAAGATCCGGGCAAGTTTCTTTCCACGGTCCAGGTCGGCATTACGCTGGTCGGCACGCTCGCCGGCGCCTACGGTGGCGCGACCATCGCCGCCAAGATCGCGCCGATCCTCGATGACATCGCCTGGATCCATCCCTACGGCAACACGGTTGCCGTTGCGCTCGTCGTCACCCTGATTACTTTCCTGTCGGTGGTCATCGGCGAACTGATCCCGAAGCAGCTGGCGCTGAAGAATTCCGAAGCGCTGGCGATGTTCGTTTCCAGGCCGATGCTGTTCCTGTCGCGCATCACTGCTCCGGTCGTCTACCTCTTCGAAACGGCCGCATCGGTCGCCATGCGCCTTCTCGGCATGCGCCCGGACGATCCCGATCACGTCACCGAAGAGGAAGTTCAGGCGATCATGGCCGAGGGTGTCGAGAGCGGTGCCATCGAAAAGTCGGAACATGAGATGCTCCGGCGAATCATCCGCCTCGGCGACCGCAACGTGAAGTCGATCATGACACACCGCACCGAGGTGAGCTTCATCGACGTCAACGACAGCCTGGAGGCCGTTGGCCGCAAGATCGACCAGTTCGGTCACTCTCGCTATCCGGTGGTCGATGGACCGAGCGGCGATGTACTCGGCGCCGTTCTGGCGAAGGAAGTCCTGAACGCACCGGCTTCCGGACCGTTCGACGTACGTAAATACATTCGCGAGATCCATACTCTGCCGGAAACCGCGTCCTGCTTGAAGGCGCTGGACGCCTTCAAGTCGTCGAGCATCAACATGGCGATGATCGTCGACGAATATGGAAGCACCGAAGGCATCATCACCATTGCCGATATCCTCGAAGCTATCGTCGGCGTGCTGCCGTCGAACTACGACGACATCGAACACGCGCTGATCCGCGTGCGCGAAGATGGCAGCTATCTCGTCGACGGCCGTACGCCGATCGATGAAATTCACCTGACGATCGGTATCGAGGGGATCGATGCCGACGGCAACTTCGAGACGATCGCCGGCTTCCTGGTACAGCAACTGCGCAAGACCCCGGAGGAAGGCGACATCGCCATCGCCCACGGCTACCGTTTCGAGGTGGTCGATATGGACGCGCGCCGGATCGACAAGATCCTGGTCAGCCGCAGCGACGAAGCGGCCAGCTGA
- a CDS encoding AEC family transporter, giving the protein MTEIAGLVLPFFGLIFLGYLTARFVQHPGEAMGWLNTFIIYLALPALFFKLVSRTPIEQLARADFILTTVGATYIVFSLIFLIGVYVRRNSIAEAAIQGFGAAYGNIGYMGPGLALLALGDAAAVPVALIFSFENAAHFAVAPAMMAISGGRQEKPLVLAASVGRKIILHPFILATLAGVVAAFFAVQPPVPVQRLIDYLAQCAAPCALFAMGVTLALRPIKRIPVEIGYIVPAKLLLHPLVMFTAMSLMGNYDPVWVQTAVLLAALPTATNVFVIGHQYGVWQERASATILITTTLSVATVTGLLYLIRSGALPPDLFP; this is encoded by the coding sequence ATGACGGAAATCGCGGGCCTGGTGCTGCCGTTCTTCGGCCTGATCTTCCTCGGTTATCTGACGGCGCGCTTCGTCCAGCATCCGGGCGAGGCGATGGGTTGGCTCAACACCTTCATCATCTATCTCGCGTTGCCGGCGCTGTTCTTCAAGCTGGTCTCACGCACGCCGATCGAGCAGCTGGCGCGCGCCGACTTCATCCTGACGACTGTCGGTGCGACCTACATCGTCTTTTCGCTGATTTTCCTCATCGGCGTCTATGTCAGGCGCAATTCCATTGCCGAGGCGGCGATCCAGGGTTTTGGCGCCGCTTACGGTAACATTGGCTACATGGGCCCTGGCCTGGCGCTTCTCGCCTTGGGCGATGCCGCCGCGGTGCCGGTGGCGCTGATCTTCAGCTTCGAGAATGCGGCCCATTTCGCCGTTGCGCCGGCGATGATGGCGATATCCGGCGGCCGGCAGGAAAAGCCGCTGGTGCTTGCCGCAAGCGTCGGGCGCAAGATCATTCTGCACCCGTTCATCCTAGCGACGCTTGCCGGCGTGGTTGCGGCCTTCTTCGCGGTACAGCCGCCGGTGCCGGTTCAGCGGCTCATCGACTATCTCGCGCAGTGCGCGGCACCTTGCGCGCTGTTTGCCATGGGCGTGACGCTGGCGCTGCGTCCGATCAAGCGCATTCCTGTCGAGATCGGCTACATCGTTCCAGCCAAGCTGCTGCTGCATCCACTCGTCATGTTCACGGCGATGAGCCTGATGGGGAATTATGATCCGGTCTGGGTGCAGACGGCGGTGCTGCTCGCAGCACTACCGACGGCAACGAACGTCTTCGTTATCGGCCATCAATACGGTGTGTGGCAGGAGCGCGCCTCGGCGACGATCCTGATCACAACGACGCTTTCCGTCGCCACCGTCACCGGCCTGCTTTACCTGATCCGTTCAGGCGCTCTTCCGCCCGATCTTTTCCCGTAA